The proteins below are encoded in one region of Lytechinus pictus isolate F3 Inbred chromosome 11, Lp3.0, whole genome shotgun sequence:
- the LOC135156019 gene encoding SOSS complex subunit C-like: MSAPGSSTNQVAQQNHRMAILEDLQEKKKRMSARMQSGGAGMQLKDNGMGLMRDPQEAQMSANKQQQALQHAHTNSSAYFITQDSSYGNLILPVIPRIAQPIE; the protein is encoded by the exons ATGTCAGCCCCAGGATCTAGCACAAATCAAG TTGCACAGCAGAATCATAGAATGGCAATACTTGAAGACTTGCAGGAGAAGAAGAAACGAATGAGTGCCAGGATGCAATCAGGGGG AGCTGGAATGCAGTTAAAAGACAATGGAATGGGG TTGATGCGAGACCCCCAAGAAGCTCAGATGTCAGCTAATAAACAGCAACAAGCTTTGCAG CATGCCCATACAAATTCTTCAGCATATTTCATCACTCAAGACTCGTCGTATGGGAACCTCATCCTTCCAGTTATACCCAGGATAGCTCAGCCTATAGAATGA